TCATATAATTCATATTCAGCATGGAATGATATTGTGCTGTCAATGAGCTATTCCTTCTTCAGGAACACTATTTAAGATTTCTCAGGTTAAAAACTGTGTACTCTTATTCAGATAGAATAACATTTACAATTATGGTCTTGTATCTTCATTTAAGTTTTCCATAGATTCTCAAAATTAAACAGAGCAACTAATGACTAAATAATGCCATATCTCACTACCTTCGGAGTCCTTATTGGACCTGCTCATTGTTGGTAGAtgctattattattactgcttcacGTGATTTATGGACTGGCGCAATCCGTTCCAACGCCTAGTTGTGAGAGTATAATGGGAAGGTGAATTCGATGTTGGCAGGCAGTCTGCTCCGCGAAGTTAGAACGAAAGAGGAGCCGAACTCTCTGCCCCATCTGTCGGAGCTATCACAGTGAAGAGTGTGACGTGCTCTATTTGCTTGAGGCAATGTGAGAAGTATTGAAACTGAGCCCGTAATATCTATAATAATTCTGATCATGCGGAACATTACTTCAGTTCTTGCCAACCCATTACagcttatgaaaaaattattactctCCGATGACGTCATCCTGCGCAATCACACAATCGTGCGTTAGTTACTTCGGTAGATACAAGGATCTTTATTTGAATGGTGCGTTAATTACTAGCAAGAACTGTTTTGTAGTAAGAATTTAGTAAATGTAGTAACTTGTCGCAGTATCCATGGTGATATACATCCGAATTAAACGTGAAAAATTTGCTTCCGGACCAAAATTTCAACTTGGAATTCCCACTTATAAGGAGCGATCGCGGTAAGCATGAGAAGTCCTATTCATGGCATTATTCTTCTGTCACTTTACCTCTCGATGGCGATATCACTGCAGACAGGGCACAAGTTCGCTTTGGGAATGGAACGGGAAGATGGAGAAGTACCAATTACAGCGTTTTTGTTAAGTTGTTTAgccttggaaaacctaaatccagGTCGTCCGATGGAGAACTGAATCTCTGTCCTCCCATGTGAGAGTCCAGTATTTTACCACTGCTTCACCTCGTCCAGTGTGCTACTGTGATGAGTGGGGAACGTGAAGCAATTCTCGTTTGTCATTCGTGCACATGGAGCATCTTTGGTTCTAGACTAATAGATAAGTCCTCTGCTACTGTTCCCTGGAATGATGCTACTCTCAACATGGGAGACTCCATGCACGTAACACTTCGGAATGTAAGAGGGAATCGTCGAAGACAGCGAGAATTTGAACGAGTCCAGGAGACGACTTCGGATAGCCTGTTGGTTAAGGCGACTTTCTCTCAAAGACAAGAAATTCGTATTGTAGCCCTGGTCCTGGAACATATTGTCATGAATTACCTTAAATGTAAATTGTTTGAATGATATCTTCTTGATGTTTATGTACCTTGTGATATCCTGGTGAGTATGGATGCAGAGGCATAGCTGCTTGTACATGTCTTCCATTACCAAACTATTCTTTCCCAATTTTGACTCTGACGATGAGTTTCCACCACCATTTCTCAGATGTAGATCAGCAATGCGTGAAGCCATAATTTTTAGCTGAGCTGCAATGTGAATCATAACTACTGTAAAAAAGCAGTCCATATGCACGTTGATTAAAGCGATGAACGTCAGAGAGATACCCTGTAAGGCGTAGGACAACTCGTACAGTGGGAAGGCGGTCGTATTCGCCATTGGGAGTTGCTGGAGGGGTAGTCTCTTGTCGCCCGGGGACGCAATCAGTGGTGCAAGAATCCATACGAAGAGCAGGGAGACGTTGTACGCGTCCAGACCTTTTGAGATGCGACTGGCGCGCTGCCGAGCTTCCCTGAAGATCGCTTCGCGACACGGCTGGCCCCGCACGTACTCCGTCTGGCGCTTGACCAGCGCATCCAACCAGCGCACCAGCCGACACAAGCTGCCCTCGTCACGGAGGAAGATCGCCACCTTGAGCACGCCGACGATGATCACCGACACGTTGGACAGAGCCAGTGTGTAGTCTTCTAGTTCACCTCGTAAAGTGCAGAGGTTGATGCCAGCTTCGGCAATGTGACCCAAGCATAGCGTGATGATGGTGACAGTAAAGATGCGAAACAATCGCGAGCCTTGTAGTGGCCAAAGACCACATACACTCAGAAAACGCACGTCGTACTTAAGAATGGAGTCCGCAGTGTACTGCCATGTCAGTGACTTCGATCCTTCAGTATCCAAATCCATGACAAAAACGGCCAAAATCGTAGACTGTTACACTTCTGAACTCCTTCCTTCCCTCCACCGTTCACAGTCCCAGTAGGAGCACCACTGACGTGAATAGGACGGCACTTCCGCAGCATCGGCTCCCTCCCCCACACGATTGCTCTTCTTATAAACGAAGATTGCAGGATCAATACAGAAGACTCTCAATGTTGTTATTACAAAATCTGCTGACAGCCAGGTAGGTCTCACTGCACCTTAAAGAGAATTTCTGAGCTGCGTAATAGAATCTCTGAATTAAATGCGTATGACAATTTACGTCACTTCCTCGTGCATAACATCCACCGAAGGTTGTACCTGAAGTGTTGTGTAGCTCATCAATAAAAtcacacaaatgaaatcaaatgcccctacaaataagtaataaattacggTGTGGTGTTTGCCAGCACGGTTATTACAAATGGTATTCAAAGGGAATATTGCTCTCTCCGCACAAATCCTATTTCTCACAGTGTAAACGAGAAAAGTTgtcggaaataaataattaatcagacTCGATTAAAACTTCGAGTAATTGCAAGTCAGTTGTAAACACAGCTTAAGTCCCTCTAATTGAATCAATTGTCTAAGCTACTAAATGAATCATTTTGAGCTTCTGGTTTCTAATTCATATCCCAGACGTAACGTTCCTCAGTATCGGTAAACTGAATCTGTATTATAATAGAGGTTCCACTTTCCCGTTCAGCAGAGTAATTTAATCGTAGAACAGACTGTGACATGATAGGGGAGAGGCAGGAGTGGCAGAAATATGTATGTATAACTTCACTCAGCGAACGGCTTTCAGAAATCGATTGCCTTCCAGGGATAATATGTGGACTACTGCCACAACTCTGATCTGTCGACAGTAAAATTTTGCGCATAGCACATCTTGTTGAATTTCTGGCGACGTTTTCGCTAATGGTGCCATTGTTCCAGGAAAGTTCTTGGTAAGATTTGGCATCATTCCGTAAAATGTTAATCTCGCCTTGGAGGTTAATGTCGAAGTACTGTACGTTACAGTATATGTAGAAGAGAGACGTAGATGGACATGCGTAACCGCAAATTGTGTTATTTGTTACTGTGTGTTCATTATTGAAATACACAAGTATATCGAAATCATCCTCCTCTTTCTTCACAAAGGTTGTATGTTATATAAGAGTTGTGCACTTGTCAATGCAAATTAAGAAATCTTATAATGATGTAAAAAACACTAAGCTTCAGCATTTGCATATGGATGTTGTACTACTGATGCATACTCATGAATGAACAATCTTTTCTTTTGTCACTCGGATTCTTTTCAAGCTGATGAAGACCATAGCAGTTTCAGAGATGCAGATAGTATACCTACAATGTCAAAGAACTGTTTCTGAAAATTGTCAAAAATACAGCTTTCGTGGTCTATCTTGTAACCCCTTATCTACTATCTACGTCATATGTTACAAGAAACGTACTTAGAAAGCTTTGTTGGTATCGCTTCGGCATAAATCTCAAATTCTTTTCATTCAaaaatctttttcactttcactccatATGTTGAGTAAAATTTGGAGCTTAAGTACTACCACGTAAAAAGTTCCTCAAGCTAAAACTTGAAAATCCTATTCAGTTCTAGAAATGTCACGATAGGACTTCCGGTTGTCATtcgaaaattattcagaaatacGGAGATATAGATATTTTGTATAACACCAGAAGATGATACTTAAAACTCTGGCTCCATTAAATCTGAACAGAATTTTCTGAAAGGAGATAAAAGATGATGAACAATGAATTTCAGTGAGTTGCTACAGTAGACTCATACTGTATTAGTGCTCTTGATTCTATGCTTCGTTCTGTCTGCCGAGCGGCAGTCTGACATTGCTTTGTTTGCTACATCCTTGAGGTGCTCCCGCGTTGTTTTCCTCTGAAGTGCCAATGAAGGGTATTAGTCTATATCCTTACCACATCGATGTTTGTGATTATGATATGTGAAATGTAGGTTGTTCGTGTTATTACGCTAGGGTATTAGAGGAAAGGAGAGTTGAAAGCTAGAAATAGCACATAAAATTGCTATAGAATAGCACCAATTGGATCTCCGAGCTCAGTTTTCCTAGTTACTGATGTGAGATCGTAGAAAACAGTGTTACATAACATTACAACAGTGTTACATAACATTACTGTATCAAACACCGAACAGAATAAAAATGATTAGGTTTTAACGTCCCGCCAAGAATTATGTCGTTAGAGACTGAAGAAAAGTTCGGACTGAACAAAGACACAGGACCGAAAGAAAGAACCCTGCTTCAGCTATAGAACAGCCATGAcatgcaattaaaattgctacgaaTCACAAACAGCACGGCAGTATAAAGCTCGCGGTATACTTCGACATGTCTTTACATTACAATTAATTTCAATGTGTTCTATCACCTTTAAACATTCATGTTTTTCAGGCGGTGGTGCCCCACAGATAttctatacactgacggaaaaaaaaaatcacaatacaaagaaatttttcgacataaacggaagttggtaggagtgttctacatctgaaacatgatgtccaGTTGCGTTAAGAGCGGCGCTGGCAGCGCCTCTACGAGGATGCAACTAAGATTTGCTTTCAATACTCGGTGTAACGGTTGTTAAAGTTAGGCACCTTTGAAACTgaacgtggtaagttgatgttagtcaagaatgcctctaaggcgacaaagactccattatTACTATCTAACTAAGTCTGAATGAAGTCATGTagaagggctacaagaagctggatgatccttctgagatatttcagaaagactgtagccactgtacgtgatttctggcagcggtggtcacgagcatGTTCtgtagcaagaagaccgggctctggacagctatgtggcactaccgagagggaagaccttcCGTGGTAGGCATAAGGCCCTGGTGCATCGTACTGaaactgcagcagtaatttgagcagcagttggcaccacagtgacacaacgaactgttaaagatAGGTCACTCCAAGGATAGCGCCGAGTCAGATGCCCTGTGGCgtggattccactgaccccaagccaccgccatttgctacttcagtggtgtcaagtaagagctcattggagggcaaggtggagctCTTTTGTGTTTtgcaatgaaagctggttctggctcagtgccagtgatgaccttgtgttggttagaagtcAGCCAATTGACGGCCTGCCACCAGCCTatctgtgtgctggacacactggatctacacccggAGTTGTGATCTGGATTTCGTGTAAGaccaagagcactctcgtggttatcccatgcaccctgactgcaaatttgtaagttagggtggtgattctacctgttgtgctccCATACATttacagcattccaaggggtgttttccaacaggaaaacgctcgcccacatactgccttgaaacccaacatgctctaccgaGAGTCTacatgtcgccttggcctgctcgttcatcaGCTCTGTCTCAAGTCGACCACATACAGGACATTATAGGACGACAACTCCACCgtcgtccacaaccagcattaaccgtccctgtattgaccggccaagtACGACAGTCAAGGAACTTCATCCCACGAAGAGACAGCCGGCACCcgtacaaaacaatgcatgcacgtttgcgtgcttgaatTGAACATACTGACGGTTGCCCCGGTtgataatgtaccagcatttcacattttcaatggcctattcagtgcttacattaacctgtgatcttgtaatgttaattacTTCAGTATGTTATCTAGGTAAATGAACTCCCGAAACTTCTTTACTacacattaactattttttgatgttgtgatttttttgaaaaatgtcttaTTACCGCCTTGAGCTGTTGGTAAAACAATTTGTTTACACAATCGGTTTCAATCGTCTTAGCATCATAAAACTTATTTTTTGAGGTTgtgattttttgaaaaatgtcgtatTACCGCTTTGAGCTGCTCGTAAATCACTTTTTTTACGCAACCAGTTTCAATCGTCTGACCATCATTAAACTGATAAAAGTTTTCACAGCGTCATGTTATGAGAAATATAAAATCAGTATCGTAAGTTGATAAAACCATGAACTATACATCATGTTAAAACTACAATCGCATTAACGCCGTGAACAGATTGGTATCACATAGGGGCACCACAATGTGGTATGAATTTGTTCACAGCGTCAGCACCGTTACAGTTTTTACGTGATGTACAATTCATTGTTTCATCACCTGACGATAAAGATTTTATATTTTTCCTAACATGacgctgtgaatacttttatgaacctgatgatggttaAACAACTGAAACAAAGCATTTTACCAGCAGCTCAGCGTCATAATATGACTCTTTTTCAAATTAATGTTCGAAAGAGAGTCTCCTTGTtcagacgactgaaactggttttgtaaataaatttagcAGCTGCTCAGAGGTATAATATCACATTTGTCACATTAATTTTTGAGAGAAAGTCTCCTTGCTCTGTTCTACTACATAACAAGTTGTAAGCATTCTTCCTGAGAATTTCTGACTTCTTTGTGGTGAATGTTGCAAAGATACAAATTTTGGATGCAACAAGTACGTATTGTGGATATATATTGTGGATTTTGGAAAATACCTTATGGTGCTTATCATTACTGGGATAAGCCATCGTGCACTGTTTGCGACAACTTTTTAGTACTGATAACCTTTTCTGAAAAATGCCTGTGCTTATTTAACAAACTTTTTTGTgtgataattattttttgtttcagtaagACGAAACTAACTATGCAAATCGAAATCGCTTTTAAAAGGCTCTAGAAAAATTACGAAAGAAATGTAAAATCATTAGTGAAACTCGACACGGGAGTGGCACCGTTGTGGCACATATCCGAGACAGACGAGATCTggattgggttggattgtttgggggaagagaccaaacagcaaagtcTCATCGGATCGGAgaaggacgggcaaggaagtcggccgtgccctgtcaaaggaaccatcctggcatttgtctggagtgatttagggaaatcacggaaaacctaaatcaggatggccggacgcgggattgaaccgtggtcctcccgaatgcgagaccagtgtgctaacaactgcgccacctctctcggtgggaCGAGATCTGGAATTGAGAGTGAATGGACGTAACTGAGGCATTCGGACGGCGGCTCGGTCGCGGCAGTTTGGTGTAATGTGGTGTGGAGCGAGGTCTGAAAAAACTGTCGTAACCCTGTTCCTCCGCGGTGCTGACGACACTTGTAGTGGTCTCCAGTTGCAGGCTTTAGAGGAGGCGTCTATATGAGTGCTAGTACAGGGTGAGGCTTTAGAGAAAGTTAACATAATTTGTTTCATAGGTATTACCCTGCTGGAATAAGCGGCTTAGTAGTTTCCACAAGGGCCCGTCATCTCTTTTCCTTGAGGGGACCATAAAAAAAATCGTTATTGGTAGTTGATTTGATACGAGAGCCGATCGATAAgtaacacaacacatttttttggcCTTTTTCGGTTGAAAAATTGTGGAATTAGTTGTTAGACGTCGTTGAATATTCCAGATTCACCCCTAGAGTTTCAGGAAGttccggtaggtggcagcactatttgtagctttcaaaatggcgggTGTATTCCAAACAGAGAcctgtctttgagtttcttttggcggagaaaaagaacattgcagatattcataggcgcttacagaattcCTACGGAGACcttgcaatgaacaaaagcacggtgaattctTGGGTGAGGCATCTGACATTGTCGCAACAAGGTAGCGAAATCTGCCCGATCTCTTGAGTGCCAACCGGACACACACAGCTATGCTAccctaaggaaattgaagaaacgacgtcagcgtgttctccttctccatgacaagccAAGGGCTCACACAAGTATGCGCACACAATAGGACCTCCGAAAACTTAATTGGACTgcttttcctcatccaccctacagcccacatCTCGCACCTATAAACTGTCTGGCACGATGAAGGATTCACTCTGCGAGAAGCAGTAcgtaagggggggggaggggggaggaaggttactgatgcaacaagacgttggctccgacattgaccattagagtggtaccatgcgggggcATAAAGACTCTCCCAGTAAGCTGGAGTAAgcccgtcgcattgaatggagattagttgaaaaatggggttttgtaaccaaaagagtgaagaataatgtggtgtattggaatactgaataaaatcaaccaactttcagaaaaaaacgtgttgctttacttattgaaagaCCCCCGTAGTTTGAAGAACCGAATTCCAAGTATATTTTGAGGTAAATTCTtgaatatattcaaataattttcaaaattctttaaaaagaACCACTGAATTTTGATACATCGAAGTCATCGACGTTTACAGCTAGACGAACAAAAGGAACTGTTTCCATAAACAGTGAAAAGGTCAAGAATCGTATACACCTAAGAATAATCTCTATGCTTTAATTCAGTTATCATAAACACTGCAATAACTAATTCAAACAGTACATCGGTGTCCTAGCCACAGAAACTACATACCTTACATGTTAAATGAAATTATTGACTATTTTTATAGCATGTGTGGTATTGTATTATGCACTGCCTGACGTCATTTCTGTTTTGCGTAGTCCCTGTCGTGATTCGTCTACGAATTGTAAAAAGAATCACTGTTGTTATTGTGTTGCCTTCAAGATTGCTGGCCTGTACGGTGCATGAATAATTAGCCAAGACTTAAAAAAGATTATAATTTGATGAATAGACTAAGTGAGGATTACTACGAGGGCAAACCTGCAACTTTTTATGTCTGTACGATCAGTAGTGTCTACCAGTGCACTCTCGTGTCTGCCTGCAATCTTAATTACAACAGTTGAAACAAAAAGCGTATTATCTGCGTCGTTTACAGTCATTCTTATGAATTTTACTTGCTTGGAGTGGATGTATTTCACGGTGCAATCACCACGCATAAGCTAACCCTTTGAGCATCAATGGTTTCTGACCCAAACCACCATTTTATTAACTTCGTTTAGAAGTACCAGTGCCTTTTGCGTGAAAGCACCGACGCCAGTGCGAGACAGGGATGTCCAGCTGTATACTGAGGTATTTCTACGAATATAGTGCGTTTCAGCGGTTACTTACAGTCAGTGCTTTACttctaaaaaaagtttgagggtactccgacattggatataatgcagcgaaaattacttataactgtagcatgggataccacccgtctgcatttagccatgacgtcatcagcatgtcgaactacaaaagaaatggtatcggactcttcagttgactttgcATCTCAGATGAAGCCGGTGATAATgagaaacacccaaacatacaagagaatgttgtatcgaacacttcagtttgtatcacctcaaatgaagcatgtgATTTCCATCAACCcctgagcaataaaagaaaatggtattgtacacttcaattgacctatacTACATctcaaatgaaacaggtgagtcTAATCAACACtccgacatacaaaacaatacaaggaaatattaccgaacacatattttaacctataaaacaccactaaaagatataatacaacaaaaaccatccatcaacaacaatggaaactacactacaaaaatcttttgtaacCTTTTTTGGCTCCCGAAATGGCAAAGATGATGGGTCGTATCCCGTGCTTCAACTGACCCAGTTTTtaatacagctgaaaatttatttaactataaaactACAGTGTAACTTACATTAATAGCATTACAACAGTTTCCAAACTGCCTTTAGTTCATGGCTGCTGTAGTCTTCACACCTCTTACTTTACTCTTGCTATCAGTAGCAAGATGTCTGCCTTTCATGAGCCAATAGCGTACATACTCCATGGGCTGGAACAACATCAGTGGAGGAGCAACCAACATCGTAAAAAAaatactttgtcgacgaaaaattttaggggtacgcatcccccagttTTGCCCCAGAAAAACAGTACTGTTTACACTGCTTAAAGCAATAGCAGACGCAGAGATTTTGCTACGTGATCGCGAAAGGCCGTGAaggagtttcttttcttttctttcgtttttttttcgGTGGTcatactatggttcaaatggttctgagcgctatgggacttaacatctgaggtcatcagtcccctagaacttagaactttaaaaacctaactaacctaaggagatcacacacatcgatgcccgaggcaggattcaaacctgcgaccgtagcggtcgcgcggttccagactgaagcgcctagaaccgctcggccacatcggccggcggtggTCATACTGAGAAGATACTTAGCAATGAGGATAGGTCCACCCAGGGTTATTGTAACGTtaatttcagtttgtactacagatTTTATGAGTGATTTCGACATGAAATCTCTGGGACGATACGTACTTTCATCAATTTTGTAATtggatatatatttatttattattttagggcCGTTTTTTGTTTGTTACTTAGCGCTATGGTTTGATTTACGCATTATGAGTTCATGAAAGTGTCGATATGTGGTATTATATCTAGGAGAAATGTGACACATCACATGAAATAAAGGATTATTGGAAACTATATGTCCCAATGGTTCCAACGTGGAACCACCGCCTCAAAACATTTAATTGTTAACTTTTTGCCAATTTATTCTTGTATTCATTGCTTACTAAGATAACAAGGATTAAGtgagtgaaaaatatttaaattacattttttcatattgttTGTACTCAAACGGTTAGCTAATAGCCTTGTATTCTAGTATTTTGCTACGATGCCCTCGTCGCCTAATGAGGCTGGCAACGGTATTGTATTCTAAATTACTGGTTTGACAAGCTCAGATGCTTTCCTCTCTTGCATCTTCAAGTTTTATTGTACTTGTGATTTAATCGTGTCCCGTAGTTTATTTACGATCTGTTGGAGTGGAGTCACCTGCCCTTCTCGAATACGTTTAAATTCGGGTTGGCACCACATTCCTACACATGCCTAGGTCATTCGACCCTCTGCAACGCATATCTAGCCTAAAACAATGTACAATTACATGAGATGCTTAAaacagaatatattgttctttgatTGCTTATAGTGATTTAGTATTTAGCAATAAACTCCAGATTCTTTACAGAAACGAGCTCCTACGTTTAAGACAACttaaaacttctgattactttacaaacgacttaatgtgttaagtatttgaTACTGGTCatgtgagcgagaaaaagtttagaaaaagtttTAAGTTATGTTTTAAGTTtgatggaagtcgctaagtgctcgttTTGTCAACAGTGGATAAGTATAGTCTACGTGATTTCCTCTCTGTTGCAAGCAAAATCTAattcttcacgcatctcagtgtttacgacgtcatatctcctgaactatgtgttgtacaatgatataactttgcaggtacattcagggaCGTattggatattgtctgcaaaaagtgttgctaacagagttagcagtaaagaagtaataaatgaaaacgtcaagCCTGATAATCAAGTTTTATTGCATAAACAGAGAAAATGTTGCAAGGGatagtattttttcctttcatgattttgtgACGGGGTGCCAACGAGGAAAATCTTCATAAAGTTTTGAAGTTATGTGTAAGGTTTGTCGAAattcgctaaatgctctcattctcaagtactggatgagtACAGCGTGAGTATTATTGCGcgccatcagttacgctgcctcaaaacgtaacacagtttctaactttagtaCTTGTATTACTGAGTTAAACCTTTGTCataagattacacctcttaatgaggtgagggccaaatatctgacgagataagcgtcaaacgaaaaaactacaaagaacgaaacttgtctagcttgaagggggaaaccagatggcgctatggttggctgactagatggcgttgccatagatcaaacgggtatcaattgcgttttttaaaaataggaacccccattttttattacataatcttgtagtacgtaaagaaatatgaatgttttagatggaccacttctttcgcttttgatagatggcgctgtaatagtcacaaatatatggctcacaattttagacgaaaagttggtaacaagtaggttttttaaattaaaatacagaacgtaggtaagtttgaacattttatttcggttgttccaatatgctacat
This genomic stretch from Schistocerca cancellata isolate TAMUIC-IGC-003103 chromosome 5, iqSchCanc2.1, whole genome shotgun sequence harbors:
- the LOC126188643 gene encoding odorant receptor 43a-like, whose product is MDLDTEGSKSLTWQYTADSILKYDVRFLSVCGLWPLQGSRLFRIFTVTIITLCLGHIAEAGINLCTLRGELEDYTLALSNVSVIIVGVLKVAIFLRDEGSLCRLVRWLDALVKRQTEYVRGQPCREAIFREARQRASRISKGLDAYNVSLLFVWILAPLIASPGDKRLPLQQLPMANTTAFPLYELSYALQGISLTFIALINVHMDCFFTVVMIHIAAQLKIMASRIADLHLRNGGGNSSSESKLGKNSLVMEDMYKQLCLCIHTHQDITRFIVHLEKVMNPIAMMQLALGVFNGCMLIFPAAYSAESGSLLKILVSAPAVSTQLLLYCLGAHSVREQGELVSLAAYSCGWPDADARFRKASLLVMARAQRALRLTAGGIYPIQRATFLSLLNAGYSYYAVLQNFTGR